One Rhizobium sp. NRK18 genomic window carries:
- a CDS encoding arginyltransferase: protein MNTRVATSPQFYLTAPASCPYLPREMERKVFTHLVGPRASELNDLLTQGGFRRSQNIAYRPACETCRACVSVRILADEFKPTRSMKRILAANKDVVATELPPQPTPEQYSLFRRYLDDRHQKGGMSDMSSLDYAIMVEDTHVTTRLIEYRIREPGDGLGGEKKGELIAAALTDVMCDGLSMVYSFFNPELERRSLGSLMILDHIRRTKAMGLPHVYLGYWVNGSKKMHYKTRFQPQEHLMPRGWQRFVPDAEQEFDDSQE, encoded by the coding sequence ATGAACACACGAGTCGCGACCTCCCCGCAGTTCTACCTGACAGCGCCAGCCTCATGCCCCTATCTTCCGCGCGAAATGGAGCGCAAGGTCTTCACGCATCTCGTCGGCCCGCGTGCCTCCGAGCTCAATGACCTTCTCACGCAGGGTGGCTTCCGCCGGTCGCAGAACATCGCCTATCGTCCGGCCTGCGAGACCTGCCGGGCCTGCGTTTCCGTGCGCATCCTCGCCGACGAGTTCAAGCCGACACGCTCGATGAAGCGCATCCTAGCGGCGAACAAGGACGTGGTCGCGACCGAACTGCCGCCGCAGCCGACCCCCGAGCAATACTCGCTCTTCCGCCGCTATCTTGACGATCGCCACCAGAAGGGCGGGATGTCGGACATGTCCTCGCTCGACTATGCGATCATGGTCGAGGACACGCATGTGACGACGCGGCTGATCGAGTACCGCATCCGCGAGCCCGGCGACGGGCTGGGCGGCGAGAAGAAGGGCGAACTGATCGCGGCAGCCCTGACCGACGTCATGTGCGACGGCCTGTCGATGGTCTATTCCTTCTTCAATCCGGAACTGGAGCGTCGTTCGCTCGGCTCGCTGATGATCCTCGACCATATCCGCCGCACCAAGGCGATGGGCCTGCCGCATGTCTATCTCGGCTACTGGGTCAACGGCTCGAAGAAGATGCACTACAAGACCCGCTTCCAGCCGCAGGAACACCTGATGCCCAGAGGCTGGCAGCGGTTCGTACCGGATGCCGAACAGGAATTCGACGATAGCCAGGAGTAA
- a CDS encoding SLC13 family permease: MADFHIVVTFLIIAATILAFASDRFSIEAVSLGTLAALLITFGLFPMPLDGGGTFSVNALLEGFGNPALATVIALLIIGQGLFATDALEAPARFLGQLGGNKPWRTVIIILCVTGFTSAFLNNTPVVVIFIPILAFIAAKQKVPSAKVFMPLSFITILGGMTTLIGSSTNMIAAGIASKYHVDIRMFDMSPIGLILALVGSIYVLFLLPKLLKERPSQSTQQTMSGAQFLGEIVITSGHRFAGMQSKAGFFPDIKNLTPRLLLRRDVPILPPYDGVILEPGDKLIVTGTRKAFMEAIAKGEKGPALEHSNAPGETLADPAPPAADYHLVEAVIAPGSRFEGRTIQLSGLQPQFGVAVFGVQRKSRMARTALSEVRLEAGDTLLLGGPLEAIESMRGNHDILLLEHSAEAVPQRQKAILAALIFAGIVLLSAFDVSPIVVNAIAGAVLMIATGCLTINQASRAFDKQIFLLIGTSIAMATALESTGGAHLIATETVSLMDGAPPSVILSVLFLLMAVMTNVLSNNAVAALFMPIALDIANKVGVSREAFAMAVIFAANCSFATPIGYQTNLLVMGPGHYSFAEFIKAGTPLVVIIWLTFSIVAPWYYGF; the protein is encoded by the coding sequence CCCTGCTCGAAGGCTTCGGCAATCCGGCGCTTGCGACGGTCATCGCGCTCCTGATCATCGGCCAGGGGCTCTTTGCCACCGACGCGCTGGAGGCCCCTGCCCGCTTCCTCGGCCAGCTCGGCGGCAACAAGCCGTGGCGAACGGTCATCATCATTCTCTGCGTCACCGGCTTCACCAGCGCCTTCCTCAACAACACGCCGGTGGTGGTGATCTTCATTCCAATCCTCGCCTTCATTGCCGCAAAACAGAAGGTGCCGTCGGCCAAGGTCTTCATGCCGCTGTCCTTCATCACCATTCTCGGCGGCATGACGACACTGATCGGCTCGTCGACAAACATGATCGCCGCCGGCATCGCCTCGAAATACCATGTCGACATCCGCATGTTCGACATGAGCCCGATCGGGCTCATCCTGGCACTGGTCGGCTCGATCTATGTGCTTTTCCTTCTGCCGAAACTCCTGAAGGAGCGGCCGTCGCAATCGACGCAGCAGACGATGAGCGGCGCGCAGTTCCTCGGCGAAATCGTCATCACCAGCGGCCATCGCTTTGCTGGCATGCAGTCCAAGGCCGGTTTCTTTCCGGACATCAAGAACCTGACGCCGCGCCTTCTGCTTCGCCGCGACGTGCCGATCCTGCCGCCCTATGACGGCGTCATCCTCGAGCCCGGCGACAAGCTGATCGTCACCGGCACACGCAAGGCCTTCATGGAAGCGATCGCCAAGGGCGAGAAGGGCCCGGCGCTCGAACACTCCAATGCTCCGGGCGAAACGCTTGCCGATCCGGCACCGCCTGCCGCCGACTACCATCTGGTGGAAGCGGTGATCGCACCCGGCTCGCGCTTCGAGGGCCGCACCATCCAGCTCTCCGGCCTGCAGCCGCAGTTCGGGGTGGCCGTCTTCGGCGTTCAGCGCAAGAGCCGCATGGCACGAACGGCGCTGTCCGAAGTCCGTCTCGAGGCCGGCGACACGCTGCTGCTCGGCGGGCCGCTGGAAGCCATCGAATCCATGCGCGGCAACCACGACATCCTGCTGCTGGAACATTCGGCCGAAGCCGTACCGCAGCGGCAGAAGGCGATCCTCGCCGCGCTGATCTTCGCCGGCATCGTCTTGCTGTCAGCCTTCGACGTGTCGCCGATCGTCGTCAACGCCATTGCCGGCGCCGTCCTGATGATCGCCACGGGCTGCCTGACCATCAATCAGGCGAGCCGCGCCTTCGACAAGCAGATATTTCTTCTGATCGGCACATCCATCGCCATGGCGACGGCGCTGGAATCAACCGGCGGCGCACACCTGATCGCCACCGAAACCGTGTCGTTGATGGACGGTGCGCCGCCGTCGGTCATCCTCTCGGTCCTGTTCCTGCTGATGGCGGTGATGACAAACGTCCTGTCCAACAATGCGGTCGCAGCGCTGTTCATGCCGATTGCGCTCGACATCGCAAACAAGGTCGGCGTTTCGCGCGAAGCCTTTGCGATGGCTGTTATTTTTGCCGCCAACTGCTCGTTTGCCACACCCATCGGCTATCAGACGAACCTGCTCGTCATGGGCCCGGGCCACTACAGTTTCGCGGAATTCATCAAGGCCGGCACGCCGCTCGTCGTCATCATTTGGTTGACGTTTTCAATAGTTGCGCCATGGTATTATGGTTTCTGA